One genomic segment of Catalinimonas alkaloidigena includes these proteins:
- a CDS encoding type IX secretion system membrane protein PorP/SprF, translating to MKNLYIKTGILTAILLSISLGTMAQQSFRFSQYFQNAITFNPAVSGSEEFVDLKIGYRQQWSGLDDAPQTYFISAHAPLGKREKSYGFQNNSLRISDPGMYNELANARTLLRNRITHGVGGYIVSDMQGIFQQTNGILTYALHYNVGNTVLSFGVGGGLNSRRLDMEGIMVGNTEIPDETYQAYLAQQGQITNIDLNAGIFVRNENFYFGYSAKRLFQNELFATIDAIEAAEEIEHYGMLGLRFDVNNTLMITPGAFIKYTASGSLLYDANIRFKYNELVWVGASYRNTETVIAMAGFSLNNLINLGYSYDLGIGEINDYRSGVHEIGLGFMLFNKQDTSPYMW from the coding sequence ATGAAGAATTTATACATTAAAACCGGAATTTTAACGGCTATCCTGCTCTCCATTTCCCTTGGGACAATGGCTCAGCAGTCGTTCAGATTCAGTCAATACTTTCAAAACGCAATCACTTTTAACCCTGCTGTATCAGGCTCAGAAGAGTTTGTAGACCTGAAGATTGGTTATCGTCAGCAATGGTCTGGTCTGGACGACGCCCCTCAAACTTACTTTATCAGTGCTCATGCCCCTTTGGGAAAAAGGGAGAAAAGTTATGGGTTCCAGAACAACTCGCTTCGCATCAGCGACCCTGGCATGTACAATGAACTGGCCAATGCCAGAACCCTCCTGAGAAACCGTATTACCCACGGAGTCGGAGGCTACATTGTCAGTGATATGCAGGGAATTTTTCAGCAAACCAATGGTATCCTTACCTATGCTTTGCATTACAATGTAGGTAATACAGTATTGTCCTTCGGTGTAGGAGGTGGCTTAAATAGCCGTCGCCTTGACATGGAGGGCATTATGGTGGGTAACACTGAAATTCCCGATGAAACATATCAGGCTTATCTGGCACAGCAGGGACAGATTACCAACATTGACCTGAATGCCGGGATTTTTGTGCGCAATGAGAACTTTTACTTTGGGTACTCTGCCAAGAGGCTTTTTCAGAACGAGCTTTTTGCTACCATTGATGCTATAGAGGCTGCCGAAGAAATAGAGCATTATGGTATGCTTGGATTACGTTTTGATGTCAATAACACACTGATGATCACTCCCGGCGCGTTTATCAAGTATACTGCCAGTGGCTCGCTTTTATACGATGCCAATATCAGGTTCAAGTATAATGAACTTGTTTGGGTGGGAGCCTCTTATAGAAATACTGAAACTGTAATTGCTATGGCAGGCTTTAGCCTCAACAACCTGATCAACCTGGGCTATTCGTACGACCTGGGTATCGGTGAAATCAATGACTACCGATCCGGCGTACATGAAATTGGCCTGGGCTTTATGTTATTTAATAAGCAGGATACTTCACCCTACATGTGGTAA
- a CDS encoding purple acid phosphatase family protein produces MFHSNLIILHNDKHTGVGFLVIGDWGREGSAEQYATANALAKQAFHRQTDFVISTGDNFYENGVESTRDSLWQSSFEKVYTQPSLQIPWYSILGNHDYRSNTSAQILYSQQSARWCMPSRYYSKLMKVNASSDVHFIFTDTTPLIGEYWETENHPDVLMQKPEEQLIWLEKTLAESTAQWKIVVGHHPVFSSSPMHGDTEELVTHFLPLFEEHGVDAYLCGHEHDLQLHKPEGNTMYLVSGAGSEVRETDRKDMTLFSASDQGFAYIYLDHEHMGIAFINSQGETIFDTSHSHATNTLSKALK; encoded by the coding sequence TTGTTCCATTCAAATTTAATTATTCTGCATAACGATAAACATACAGGCGTAGGTTTTTTAGTCATTGGTGATTGGGGGAGAGAAGGCTCTGCTGAGCAATATGCTACGGCAAATGCATTGGCAAAACAGGCCTTTCACAGACAGACAGATTTTGTAATCTCTACCGGAGATAACTTTTATGAAAACGGGGTGGAAAGCACCCGGGATTCACTTTGGCAAAGTAGTTTTGAAAAGGTATATACTCAGCCTTCCTTACAGATACCCTGGTATAGCATACTGGGCAACCACGATTACAGAAGCAACACTTCGGCACAAATTTTATACTCCCAACAGAGCGCAAGGTGGTGTATGCCCTCACGCTATTATAGTAAGCTGATGAAAGTAAATGCATCCAGCGATGTGCATTTCATTTTCACAGATACGACTCCTTTGATTGGTGAATACTGGGAGACAGAAAACCATCCGGATGTGCTGATGCAAAAGCCTGAAGAGCAGTTGATCTGGCTTGAAAAAACGCTGGCTGAAAGTACTGCCCAATGGAAGATTGTGGTGGGTCACCATCCGGTATTCTCTTCCAGTCCTATGCATGGTGATACAGAGGAGTTGGTCACCCATTTTCTTCCGCTCTTTGAAGAGCATGGCGTAGATGCTTACCTTTGTGGTCATGAACATGATCTGCAACTACATAAGCCTGAGGGAAATACTATGTATCTCGTTTCTGGCGCGGGTTCAGAGGTAAGAGAAACTGATCGTAAGGATATGACTTTATTTAGTGCCTCTGACCAGGGTTTCGCTTACATCTATCTTGATCATGAACACATGGGCATCGCTTTTATCAACAGTCAGGGGGAGACTATTTTTGACACCAGCCACAGCCACGCAACAAATACGCTATCCAAAGCCCTGAAATAA
- a CDS encoding cytochrome C has product MLKVININSALIFFVLSAVFSFCQSPESGNAEMSSDSLQLSQADSIDQATGLVVDEALPLVIGNCTGCHSAKLITQNRASREGWKSMIVWMQETQKLWDLGENEDQILDYLAEHYAAEQTGRRKNLQNIQWYDLETQ; this is encoded by the coding sequence ATGCTTAAAGTAATTAATATTAATTCAGCACTGATTTTTTTTGTTTTATCTGCTGTCTTCAGCTTTTGTCAGTCTCCGGAAAGCGGCAATGCAGAGATGTCGTCAGACTCACTTCAACTTAGTCAGGCAGATAGCATTGACCAGGCTACCGGTCTGGTAGTGGATGAAGCTTTACCCCTGGTGATTGGCAACTGTACCGGCTGCCATTCGGCTAAACTGATCACGCAAAACAGGGCGAGCCGGGAAGGCTGGAAGAGTATGATCGTATGGATGCAGGAAACCCAGAAACTCTGGGACCTGGGTGAAAATGAAGATCAGATTCTGGATTATCTGGCAGAACATTATGCAGCCGAGCAGACGGGGAGACGTAAAAACCTGCAAAATATTCAATGGTATGATCTGGAAACGCAGTAG
- a CDS encoding carbohydrate-binding domain-containing protein gives MLKKVFFISIFLLALILLARLLAPSWYRFLAVDQPVQNAKVLLVEGWVSDTTLKNAAQTFLEGKYSKIIVASILFSNEYGINSTGSLVYNIRERAKYDSLFIKAHSKKVSGEYAEMLVMVNEDTLGETSTTAEIKKYAFPIPQQVDSIQQVKITFTNDFFDFAQKADRNLIVDSLFLDQTFVPNRTDDVYFDRNKIDGLSTERAYTSRAGSAADYLIELGIPAEAMYTIDAPNVEFNRTYTTAVAVAAWMEENNFPEKRMNLISENAHARRSWMLFKKAMPDNVEIGIISSSRFDDDEIKWWKNKGKRAYVFNQTLKFWYAVISYFFV, from the coding sequence ATGTTAAAGAAAGTTTTTTTTATAAGCATTTTCCTGCTTGCGCTCATCTTACTTGCACGATTGCTGGCGCCTAGCTGGTACCGTTTTTTAGCAGTAGATCAGCCGGTGCAGAACGCTAAAGTTTTACTGGTGGAAGGGTGGGTATCAGATACTACGCTAAAAAATGCTGCACAAACTTTTTTAGAAGGTAAGTACTCAAAAATAATTGTAGCCAGCATTTTATTTTCTAACGAATACGGTATCAATTCTACCGGAAGTCTGGTATATAACATCAGGGAGCGGGCAAAGTATGACTCACTATTTATCAAGGCACACAGTAAAAAAGTGAGTGGAGAATATGCTGAAATGCTGGTCATGGTCAATGAGGATACTTTAGGTGAGACCTCCACTACCGCCGAGATCAAAAAATACGCCTTCCCGATTCCTCAGCAGGTTGATTCAATACAGCAGGTTAAAATTACTTTTACCAATGATTTTTTTGACTTCGCCCAAAAAGCTGACCGCAACCTCATAGTTGACAGCCTGTTTTTAGACCAAACTTTTGTTCCCAACCGTACCGACGATGTGTACTTTGACCGGAATAAAATTGATGGCTTAAGTACAGAAAGGGCTTACACAAGCCGTGCTGGCTCTGCCGCTGACTATCTGATTGAGCTTGGTATACCCGCTGAAGCTATGTATACCATTGATGCTCCCAATGTAGAATTTAACAGAACCTACACCACTGCTGTGGCTGTGGCTGCATGGATGGAAGAAAACAATTTTCCGGAAAAGCGAATGAACCTTATTTCTGAGAATGCACACGCCAGGCGAAGTTGGATGCTTTTCAAAAAGGCGATGCCAGACAATGTTGAGATTGGTATTATCTCCTCCTCAAGATTTGATGACGATGAGATAAAGTGGTGGAAAAACAAAGGTAAAAGAGCCTATGTATTTAACCAAACTTTAAAGTTTTGGTATGCAGTTATATCATACTTCTTTGTGTAA
- a CDS encoding lytic transglycosylase domain-containing protein, which translates to MEDKSTYYFLSLSLVFIFLYSCSEVNRSISSADISKDSLRRDEPQANAEVEEELTTFDTIISMFAEADSEDNTTPILTASYLDSAANNLFYAQIDTLHQNPYGFEENELVSYPDSVYRKRFANMTSKVNLVFNEQVENFIDLYGIRKKELTERMIGKSMLYFPFIEQALMEKDLPQELKYLTMVESALHADARSNMEAVGLWQIRYRTGKWLGLEINDYLDERRDPYASTRAALNYLDRLHGIYGSWPMALAAYNSGPGNVNKAIVRAGGSHDFWRIREYLPAETRSYVPAFMALVYLNHYPQEHNIRPVFPELPFQAVDTVRVYHEVNFDELAESLEMQEDELEFLNPALIKNIIPSSRAGWPLVLPMHKMATFAKNNQSLTASYPLKDEVRSSAQVLREVVPASDKLKLLEHKVVRGQTMDGISKRYGVSLRQIRDWNAMKDNIIRSGQTLKIYVPASKLASY; encoded by the coding sequence ATGGAAGATAAAAGCACGTATTATTTTTTAAGCCTGAGCTTGGTTTTCATTTTTTTATATTCTTGCTCAGAAGTTAACCGTAGTATTTCTTCAGCAGATATCAGCAAAGATAGTCTCCGTAGAGATGAACCTCAGGCAAATGCTGAGGTGGAAGAAGAACTCACTACTTTTGATACGATTATTTCTATGTTTGCTGAGGCAGACAGTGAAGATAATACCACTCCAATACTTACCGCAAGCTATCTGGATAGCGCTGCCAATAACCTTTTTTACGCGCAGATTGATACGTTGCACCAGAACCCATATGGTTTTGAAGAAAATGAACTGGTAAGTTACCCCGACTCTGTCTACAGGAAGAGGTTTGCTAACATGACTTCAAAAGTGAATCTGGTATTCAATGAACAGGTTGAGAACTTTATAGACCTGTATGGTATCCGAAAAAAAGAGCTTACCGAGCGTATGATCGGCAAAAGTATGCTCTATTTTCCTTTCATAGAGCAAGCGCTCATGGAAAAAGACCTGCCTCAGGAGTTGAAGTACTTAACGATGGTAGAGTCTGCGCTGCATGCCGACGCCCGTTCTAATATGGAAGCTGTTGGTCTATGGCAGATTCGCTATCGTACCGGTAAGTGGCTGGGGCTGGAAATTAATGATTATCTGGATGAAAGAAGAGATCCCTATGCTTCTACCCGAGCCGCGCTCAACTATCTTGACCGCCTGCATGGTATTTACGGAAGCTGGCCTATGGCGTTGGCTGCCTACAACAGTGGGCCTGGAAATGTAAACAAAGCGATTGTCAGGGCAGGAGGCAGCCATGATTTTTGGAGGATCAGAGAGTATCTTCCGGCAGAAACCCGTAGTTATGTGCCAGCCTTCATGGCTTTAGTATACTTGAACCATTATCCCCAAGAACATAATATCAGGCCGGTATTTCCTGAACTCCCTTTTCAGGCAGTAGACACCGTCAGGGTATATCATGAGGTCAATTTTGATGAGCTAGCCGAAAGCCTGGAGATGCAGGAGGATGAACTTGAGTTTCTGAATCCCGCACTCATCAAAAATATAATACCTTCTTCACGAGCAGGCTGGCCACTTGTTTTACCTATGCATAAGATGGCAACCTTTGCAAAGAATAATCAAAGCCTTACTGCCAGCTACCCACTGAAAGATGAAGTCAGGAGTTCTGCGCAGGTACTGAGAGAGGTCGTACCTGCGTCTGATAAACTGAAACTACTTGAGCACAAAGTCGTCCGTGGACAAACCATGGATGGCATCTCCAAACGCTATGGCGTAAGCCTGCGCCAGATTAGAGACTGGAACGCTATGAAAGACAATATCATCCGTAGCGGGCAAACGCTCAAAATCTACGTGCCGGCTTCAAAGCTTGCTAGCTATTAG
- a CDS encoding sulfite oxidase produces the protein MSTVLGAKIVYADHMPAGLIPAALTENTAPFALEGKHPELVVLNDRPWNVETPPHLLDDPVTAAETLFVRNNGIPPKNIDLSQWTLTIEGESAQKKKVYTLEDLKSKFKNYTYQLTIECGGNGRNEFNPPAKGNQWTTGAVGCPEWTGVKLKDVLKDVGIKDDAVYIGYYGQDTHLSNDPEKVVISRGVPMHKALEDESLIAWALNGKDLPLMNGYPLRLVFGGWPASTSGKWLSRIVIRNQVHDGPKMGGDSYRVPCKPVAPGTKVPEEEMCIIESMPVKSLITYPKTGARIDEGQPLAIRGHAWAGDLSVQAVDYSIDFGASWKSCKLQAPKNRLAWQHWQAEIDFPEKGYYEVWARAKDSEGKMQPMLVPGWNPKGYLNNACHRIAVMVV, from the coding sequence ATGAGCACAGTGTTAGGAGCCAAAATCGTATATGCCGATCATATGCCGGCAGGGCTTATTCCTGCTGCTTTGACAGAAAATACAGCACCCTTTGCGCTGGAAGGTAAACACCCCGAACTGGTGGTATTAAATGATCGCCCCTGGAATGTGGAAACCCCACCGCATCTGCTGGATGATCCTGTCACTGCTGCAGAAACACTTTTTGTCCGTAATAATGGTATTCCACCCAAGAACATAGACCTTAGCCAATGGACACTGACCATAGAAGGTGAGTCAGCCCAAAAGAAGAAAGTATATACACTAGAAGATTTAAAAAGTAAATTTAAAAATTACACGTATCAGCTGACGATTGAGTGTGGGGGGAATGGCCGTAATGAGTTTAACCCTCCTGCTAAAGGCAATCAGTGGACTACGGGTGCAGTGGGCTGCCCTGAATGGACAGGCGTGAAGCTTAAAGATGTGTTGAAGGATGTGGGAATCAAAGACGATGCCGTCTACATTGGCTACTATGGGCAGGATACGCATCTTAGTAATGATCCTGAAAAAGTAGTGATCTCTAGGGGCGTACCGATGCATAAAGCGCTGGAAGATGAGTCGCTGATTGCCTGGGCACTGAATGGTAAAGATTTACCCCTCATGAACGGCTATCCCCTTCGTCTGGTATTTGGAGGCTGGCCCGCTTCCACCTCAGGCAAGTGGCTGAGCAGAATTGTGATACGCAACCAGGTACATGATGGGCCTAAGATGGGAGGTGATTCCTACCGGGTTCCTTGTAAGCCAGTAGCACCCGGTACAAAAGTGCCGGAAGAAGAAATGTGCATCATAGAATCTATGCCGGTTAAGTCTCTGATTACTTATCCCAAAACCGGAGCACGCATAGATGAGGGGCAGCCGTTGGCTATCCGTGGACATGCCTGGGCAGGTGATCTTTCTGTACAGGCGGTTGACTATTCTATAGACTTTGGTGCAAGTTGGAAATCCTGTAAGCTGCAAGCGCCTAAAAATCGGCTGGCATGGCAACACTGGCAGGCAGAAATTGATTTTCCCGAAAAAGGATACTATGAGGTATGGGCCAGAGCTAAGGACAGCGAAGGAAAAATGCAGCCCATGTTAGTCCCCGGCTGGAATCCTAAAGGTTATCTGAACAATGCATGCCACCGCATTGCGGTTATGGTGGTGTAA
- a CDS encoding OmpA family protein, producing the protein MKKSFSNLLLLLIALLSSTAIHAQRLYFEASKPLSDTLNSNAEESLPIYSEQDSTLFFVRSLYAQNTGGLHSGQDIWYTKKDTAGRWTEPKNDLGKLNNEGNNAIVGISSSGRTVYLLNDYGTENSQQAGLSLSFNREQDWSTPNKISIPGISSKQGNFYSLYMHPSEEVVLISVQLENSLGQEDLYVSTKDPFTNEWSEPVHLGPTINTGGFEISPYLTADKQTLFFSSNGHPGYGNADVFVAHRTDTSWTNWSSPENLGDQINSAGFDAYFTAKEDNEVFFVSNRRGSSADIYTSRIITEEERQRMLAQRVEGGGRGAGMLNQNNSTEIGGLDTETQALLDETRALLDEFNRIKTGDGSNNSNTATSSAGSESGNSSLFASQEMLFQLNSAEIQNKFQNTLNIVIETLRQNPSLKAEIVGHADDTGGKDYNLKLSIDRAIEVKQFLVENGISERRIITYGKGSTQPVSDNQTPEARQKNRRVVISFI; encoded by the coding sequence ATGAAAAAGTCATTCTCTAACCTATTACTTTTACTAATCGCATTGCTCAGCTCCACTGCTATACATGCGCAAAGGCTATACTTTGAAGCCTCAAAACCTCTTTCAGATACCCTGAATTCTAATGCTGAAGAAAGTCTCCCTATTTATTCGGAGCAGGATAGCACCCTCTTTTTTGTACGCTCACTTTATGCCCAGAATACAGGCGGCCTGCATTCCGGTCAGGACATTTGGTATACCAAAAAAGATACGGCCGGAAGATGGACAGAACCCAAAAATGATCTGGGTAAGTTGAATAATGAAGGGAACAACGCCATTGTTGGAATCAGTTCTTCCGGTCGTACGGTCTATCTGCTGAACGACTACGGCACAGAAAACTCTCAACAGGCAGGCCTGTCATTATCATTCAATAGAGAACAGGACTGGAGTACTCCCAATAAAATCTCTATTCCCGGGATTAGTAGCAAACAAGGTAATTTTTACAGCCTGTATATGCACCCTTCAGAAGAAGTCGTTTTGATTTCTGTGCAGCTAGAAAACTCCCTGGGCCAGGAAGATTTATATGTAAGTACTAAAGACCCTTTTACCAATGAGTGGTCTGAGCCTGTTCACCTTGGTCCTACGATCAACACCGGAGGCTTTGAAATTTCTCCTTACCTGACAGCGGATAAGCAAACGCTTTTCTTTTCCAGTAATGGTCATCCTGGTTACGGGAACGCGGATGTCTTCGTAGCCCATAGGACTGATACCAGCTGGACCAATTGGAGCAGTCCTGAAAATCTGGGTGACCAGATCAATTCCGCCGGTTTTGATGCTTATTTTACCGCTAAAGAAGATAATGAAGTATTCTTTGTAAGTAACCGCCGGGGCAGTTCAGCCGATATTTATACGTCAAGAATCATTACTGAAGAGGAACGTCAAAGAATGCTGGCTCAGCGGGTAGAGGGTGGTGGCAGAGGAGCCGGAATGCTCAACCAAAACAACTCAACTGAGATCGGAGGGCTAGACACTGAAACCCAGGCTCTGCTGGATGAAACCCGAGCCCTGTTGGATGAGTTTAACCGTATCAAAACTGGTGATGGTTCTAACAACAGTAACACCGCTACAAGCAGCGCTGGCTCTGAAAGTGGAAACAGCAGCCTTTTTGCTTCTCAGGAAATGCTTTTCCAGCTGAATTCCGCTGAAATTCAGAACAAGTTTCAAAACACACTGAATATTGTAATTGAGACGCTAAGACAAAACCCCAGCCTGAAGGCTGAGATTGTAGGCCACGCGGATGATACCGGGGGTAAGGATTATAACCTTAAGCTCTCAATAGACCGTGCCATTGAGGTAAAGCAATTTCTGGTAGAAAACGGAATCAGCGAACGGAGAATCATCACCTATGGCAAGGGTTCCACACAACCAGTTTCCGATAACCAAACCCCGGAAGCACGACAGAAAAACAGAAGGGTAGTCATTTCATTTATATAA